CGTTGAGGAAGGGGAACCGGGCGTGCGCGGCGTCGGGGCCGGGCAGCTCGCGGTAGAGCTCGAGGTCGATGAGGTAGGGGATGACGACGGTGCTGCCCATGGGGAGCCAGCGGCGGGCCTGCTCGGCCTCGGCGGTGGCGGTGCAGTGGATGCGCCAGGCCTTCTCGAGGAAGTAGCGGCCGCCGAGGGAGAGGTAGACGCGCTTCTTGAGGTAGCGCTGGGCCATGGACCAGTCGTCGAGCATGCCGTGGAGGCTGATGATGTAGGGCACGCCCATGTCGCGGGCCTGTGCGGCGAGCTGCATGCAGGTGGTGGCCCAGAGGCAGTGCAGGTGCAGGACGTCGGCCTGGCTGAGCTCTTCGCGGACGCGGTCCATCGCCTCGGGGGTGAAGAAGTGGTCGGCGATTCCGGGCTTGCCGAGGGAGATGACGCGGGGGAGGCGGTGGTCGTGCGGGGGTTCGCTGGGGCGTGTGTCGTCGACGAGCCAGGAGGCGGGGGTGTCCGTGGTGTCGTCGGCGAGGATGGTGGAGCAGTGCCCGTGGGCACTGAGAACGCGGGCGATGTCGAGGACGAAGCGGGGGACGCCGCCGTCGCGGAGGTCGGTGCGGGGGACGTAGTGCAGGATCTTCACGCGTGGTCCCTCCGGCCGGGTTGTCGGTCGGCATGGAAGGGTGCACGCTGAGACCAGCAGGGGATGACCCGCGCGTGAAGCTGGGGTCAGGTGTGCTGGTGAGGGGTGCTCACCGGGTGGTCAGCTGGTGCGGCGTGGTTGGGGAGCGGGTGATCGGGCGAGGCGGGGTGTTTGCTGCGCCGGCCGGCGAGGATGAGGAGCAGCGGCGCGAGGAGGAGGAACGCGCCCGCGAGGCACGCGGCGACCCCGATCGCCACCACGCGCCCCAGCGACTGCACGGCGGGGGTGGTGGTGAGGATGAGCGTGCCGAAGCCGATGAACGAGGTGACGGCGGTGTGGGCGATGGCGTGGAAGCTGGCCTTGAAGCGGGTGACGAGCTGAGCGCGGGTCTCGTTAGCGTGCTCGCTTTTCTGCGCGAGGACGGCGAGGAAGATGCCGTAATCAACGCCGATACCGAGCAGCAGCGGCACGGCCATGGCGTTGGCGAGGTTGAGGCGCTCGTCGGTCATGGCCATGACTGCGAGGAGGACGGCGCCGCCGAAGAGCAGGGGAATAAGGGAGAGCAGGGTGTACTTGAGGGAGCGCAGGCAGAGGAGGAGCAGAGCGACCACGGCGGCGGTGGCGGCGAGCATGAAGCGGGGGAGGTCGTGACGGACGGCGTGCTCGACGTCGTGGCCGACGACGGCCATGCCGGTGACGACGGCGCCGGGGATGTCGGCGATGGCGTCGCGGAGGGTGGCGGCCGCGGCGTCGCGGGTGCGGGCGTCGTTGGTGGGGTTGTGGATGGAGACGAGGGTGATGGCGGCGGGTTTTGTGCGCGGGTCGGAGTTGCGGGCGAGGACGAGGTCGCGGAGGTCGGGGTAGTTGTTGAGGGTGGCGATGGTGGGCGGGCTCTGCGGGGCGAGGAAGCGGCGGAGGAAGGTCTCGAAGTCGGCGAATGCCTCGGAGGTAAAGCTGGAAGAGGCGACGGCGGCGCGGAACGCGGCGATCGTCTGGTCGATGTCGAAGCTGGTTGAGGTCGCGGCACGCGCAGGGTCCGGGAGGAGCGATGCAAGCCCGGTGACGGCGGTGATGTGGCCCTGCTCGCGTGTTTCTGCAGGGGCGAGGGCGCGGTGCACGCGGTGGGTGGTGGAGACGAGTGTGTCGGGCGTGTCGGCCTCGGTGTAGATGATCATCGTGTCGCCGCCGCCGAAGCGGCGGGCGATCTCGTGCTCGGTCTCCAGCGGGCGGTTGGGCTGCGGGTGCATGACGTTGAGGTTGGTCTCGAACGTCGGCAGGCCGCGGAGGATGGTGATGGTGAGGGCCGCGAGCATGAGGAGCGCGCAGGCCCAGAGCATGGGGCGGGCGCGGCGGTCGAGGGCGGTGACGAGGGGGGTGAGGTGGATGCGCGGGCCGGTGGCGCGGGGGCTGGACGTGCGCGAGGTGAGGCGGAGGAGGGCGGGGAGGATCCAGACGGTGGCGAAGAGGGAGAGAACCAGGCCGATGGAGCCGAGGATGGCGAAGTCGCGGAGGGCCTGGATGCTGGAGAAGGCGATGGCCGCGAAGCCGACCACGGTGGTGGTGCTGGCGGCGGTAAGGGGCATGGCCAGGTCGCGGACGGAGGCGAGCGCGGCGTCGGCGGGGGACATGCCGAGTTGGCGGCGCTCTTCGTAGAAGGAGATGAGGTAGACGGAGAGGTCGATGCCGCAGGCGATGAGGGTGGCGGCGACGGCGGCGGTGAGCGGGGTGAGGACGGGGCTGATGAGGGCGAAGAGGCCGAAGGCCAGGAGCAGGGCCGCGGCGTTGGGGAGGAAGGCGAGGGGGAAGCTGAAGAGGTTGCGGAAACCGATGAGGAAGACAATCTGGAGGAGGACGACGGACCAGATAACGTTGCTGGTGAGGTCGCGGCGGATGGCCTGCTCGCTGGCGGCGGCGATGGCGTAGGCGCCGGAGAGCTCGACGGTGAGGCCCTCGTGCGGGGTGGAGGCGAGGAGCTGGTTGGTTTCCGCGACGATGCGCTTGCAGAAGTCGAGGTCGCTGGGGGAGCGGGTGCCGGCGATGCGGATCAGGATGCTGCGGGCGTCCTGCGAGATGAACTCGGGCTGGTTGCGCCAGGTGCGGAAGCCGGCGCGGGAGTGGGCGAGGCGGTCGCCGAGGAACTCGCGCAGGCGGAGGGGGTCCTTGATGAGCTGCTTGGCGAGGGCGCTGGCGGCGGGGCCGGGTGCCGAGAGCATGGCCTCGTTCTGCGCGAGCTGGGCCTGCATGGCGGGGAGCGTGAGGCGCTCACGGAGGGCGGCGAGCTCGGCGTCGCTGAGGTAGAGCAGGCCGGCGGGCACGGCCTCCTGCTGGATGAACTGCATGAACTGGGGGCTGGCGGCGTAGGTGACCTTGCCGAAGGTCTGGTCCCTGTTGCTGGTTTGAGTGTGCGCGGCGGTGTGGGCCTGGACTTTGGTCTCGAGCGCGCGGGCAAAGGTGAGGAGCTGGGCGGCCGCTTCGTCCTCGGTGCCGGGCGGGTGATCGAGTGTGGCGAGGACGAGGAGCTCGTCGGCGGTGGGGAAGTGATCAAGGACTTTCTGGAGGGCGACGACGGAGGGCTTGTCGGTGCCGAGGAGGTCGGCGGCGGAGCCGCTGGCGCGAACGCGGGTGATGGCCGCGGCGGCGAGGAGCATGAGGAGAACGGTGATCGCGAGCGTGGCGCGGGGGTGGTGGACGGGGGCGAGGAGCCAGCGCTCCCAGCGTGTGGCGGAGCGTGCGCCGCGCTGGCCGTGTATCACTGCTTCACCGCCCGGCGCGGGGGGGTGAAGGCCGCGGGTTGGATGGGGCCGTTGAGCTCGACGTCCTGGAGGCGGACCTCAGCGGAGCCGTGCTCGCCGACGGCGCGGATGCGGAGGGGGAAGGGTGTCGCGTTGGGGCCGAGCTCGCGGTAGGTGTCGAGATGGAGGGCCTGGCGCTCGCGGTTGTGCTCGTCGCGGATGGAGTACTTGATGACGGTGAGGGTGGCGCGGTCGATGGTGGCGACGATAGTGCCGGAGTCGATGGGGCGGGTGGCAGTGAGCTCGGGCGTGGTGGTGAGGACCAGGCGCGGGTCGCGGAAGAAGTCGCCGGTGAGCAGGGAGATGGCCTGGGCGATCTGCTCGGGGCGGGCGCGCTGAAGGCCGTCGGCGGGCATGCGCTGCGCGGCCTGCTCGGAGGTCATGAGCCAGACGCCGTCCTCGCGGACGGTGGCGTCGAACACGGCCTGGCCGAGCTTCCAGGTGCGGAGGCGCAGGCGCGGCTGGTTGTCCTTGAGCTCGAAGACGAGGGCGCCGTCGAAGTTGACGGTCTCGCCCCGGGGGTCAGTAAGGGTGAGTGCGCACGCGGCCTGGATGCTGCGGATGGACTCGGCGCGGGCGGCCAGGGTCTCGACGGCGGCCTGCTCGCTGCGCCAGTCGTAGGGGCGGACGTAGGGTTTCGAGCACGCGGTGAGGGCGGCGAGCGCGATGGCCGCGAGCGTGGTGAGGGTGTGGCGCATAAGTGAGTGGGTCACGCCTCGGACTCCAGTTGGGCGCGGAGCACCTTGCCCGCCGGGGTGCGCGGCAGGGCTTCGCGCGTTTGGAAGAGGCGCGGGACCTTGTGGCCGGGCAGGCGCTCGCGGGCGAAGCGGCGGAGGTCGGCCTCGTCAAGGTTGCCGTTGACGGGGACGACGACGGCCTTCAGGCGCGAGACGGTGGGCGTGACGGGCACGCCGACGACGGCGCACTCTCGCACGCCGGGGTGGGCGCTGAGCACGGCTTCGACCTCGGCGGGGTTGACCTTCATGCCGCCGATGTCGATGAGCTGCTTGAGGCGCCCGGTGATGGTGAGGTTGTTGTGCTCGTCGAGGCGGCCGAGGTCGCCGGTGAGGAAGTGGCCGTCGATAAAGGGGGGCTCTTCGCCGACGTAGGTGTGCATCATGGAGGGGGCTTTGATCGCCACGATGCCTTCCTGACCTGACGCAACCGCGGAAGACTCCACCGAGATGAGGACATCTCGGTGGCACGTGTTGATTGCATCGGGGTCGAGGATGCGGATGCTCACGCCGTGCATGGGCTGGCCAACGCTGAGGGGGTCGGGGGCGGGGTGGTCGGGGTGGTTGAAGGTGACGGAGCCGAGTTCAGAAGCGCCGTAGAGCTGGCCGACGCGCCGGCCGAAGCGATGGGCGAAGGCCTCGGCGACGGCGGGTGGGAGCATGCCGCCGGCGGAATAGGCGAGGCGCAGCGCCGTTTCGGGCCGACCCTCAGTCTTGGCGAGCACCTCGAACATGAAGGGAACGCCCGGGAAAACGGTGCTGCCCTGCGGGTTGTCGGCGGCGAACTCGCGGAGGGCGACGGGGAGGTCCAGGCCGTCGCAGAGGTGGACGCACGCGCCGGCCCAGAGGGGCGCGAGGAAGCCGTTCTCGATGCCGTAGGCGTGGCAGATCGGCGCGGCGGCAAAGACACGGTCGTTGGGCGTGAGGCCGGTGGCGTCGGCGACGTTGCGGGCGACGGCGTCGATCGCTGAGGCGGGGCGGTGGACGATCTTGGGCAGGCCCGTGGTCCCGGAGCTTTGGAGCATGAGGCCGGCGAGTGCGCCCGCGTTCGCGCGAATGGGTGCTGGGGTGGTGGTCGAGAGGAAGGTGTAGAGGTCGAGCTCGTTGCACCTGCTGCTGCCCGTCGTAGGCGCATGGCCCGAGCACGGGGCCGGGCACCCGTTGAGGATGAGCTTTGCGTTGGTGCCGGCGGCGGCGGCGGGGACCTCTTTCGCAACCGACGGGTGCATCGGGAAGGCGACGCACCCCGCGGCCCAGATGCCCAGGCAGGCGGTGAAGTACTCGACGCGGTTGCCGCAGATGAGGATGACGACGTCGCCCGGCTTGGTGCGCTGGCGGAGCGCGTGGGCCACACCGCCGACCTGCTGCGCGAGCTGCGCGTAGTTGGTGTTCGCGCTCGAGTTCAGGCCGACCTCGCGCGCGGCGATTGCGTCGGGGCGCTCGAGCGCGTGGCGGGCGAGGCGGGCGAAGAGCTCCATCGGGTGCGCGCCATCAGGACGCGGGGCGCTCACACCGCCCCCGCGGTTTCGCGGTGCGGCTTGACCTCTGCACGCGCGTGCATGCCCGGCAGGGGCCCGGGCTCGGGCGCATCGAAGATCGACCACGTGGGGCGCTTGGGCCCCAGGGCGACGTGCTTCTGGGCCCACACGCAAGCGCGGAAGTACCACATGCGCCAGCGGATGCTCCAGGGCGGGGCGGGCGGGAAGACGTTGCCCGCGAGCAGGCTGATCACGGCGCGGTGCACCTGGAGCGGCCCCTGCCCCTCCATGAACAGCTCGCGGAAGTTCTGGTGGTGGTACATGCGGATCATGTTGAAGAAGTACTTGCTGCTGTTGTGCACGTAGCCGCAGTAGCTCTTCTTGAGCTGGTCCACGTTCTTCGCGCCGCGGACCAGCTTGGCGACGGTCTGGCCGACGCGGACGCCGCCCATCATGCCCATGCAGGCGCCGGTGGAGAAGATGGGGTCGACGAACACGGCCGCGTCGCCGACGAGGAAGTAGCCGTTGCCCGCGAAGGGCTCGCAGCGGTAGCTGAAGTCGGCGAGGATGTGGTTGTCTTTGGGCAGTTCGGCGTTCTTGAGCTGGTTGGCGATGTGGGGCACGCGGGCGACGGCCCAAAGAAGGGCCTGATCGTGCTTGACGGGCAGCTTCTTGGCCTCATCGGCGTCCATCACCATGCCGATGCTGACGACCTCCGAGTTGATCGGGATCATCCAGAACCAGCCCTCTTTGTACATCACGATGGTCGGGTAGCCGCCCACCGGCATGGGCTTGCGGTCCACGTTTTTGAAGTGGCCGAAGAAGGCGATCTTGCGGTGGCCCTCGATGACCTTGCGGGTCTTGAGCAGCTTGCCCAGGAACGAGCCCTGGCCGCTGGCGTCGATGAGCCACCTGCCCTTGACGCGGCCGGCGCTGGTTTCTACCTCGACCTCGCCGTCGCGCATGACGGGGACGTCCTTGACCGTGACGTTCTCGCGGACGACCGCGCCCTCATCCTGCGCGGCCCGCAGCAGCATGTTGTCGAACACGGCGCGCTCGATGTTGAAGGCGTAGGTGCACCCCACGCCGGGGAGGCCGCCGTCGAAGCGGAAGTGCATGGACTTCTCGGGCTCCTCGGCCCACGCGAACTCGGCCCCCCACTTTTCCACCTGCGGAAGCTTGCTGAGCCGCTCCTCGAGGCCGAGCTCCTTGAGCAGGGCCATCATGCGGGGGAGGAAGCTCTCGCCGATGTGGAAGCGCGGGTGCTGGGCGCGGTCGAGCACGAGGACGGTGAGGCCCTCGCGGCGCATCTGGAGCGCGGCGGTGGCGCCCGCGGGGCCGCCGCCGATGACGATGGCGTCGTAGATGGTGTCGGATGTGGAATGGGTGGTGGTCATGGGACTGCTCGCGTTGCGATGACGGGTGTGGGCGTCTGTGGTGTTGGCGGGATTGAAGCTGCGCGGTGAGCGGCCGCTTGGGATGGCCAGCCGCTCCCTTACGGTCGCGGTTCCTACTGGTTTCTACTGGACGGCGGCGACTCCCTCGACCTCCACCAGCAGCTCGGAGCGGCAGAGGTCGGCGCGGAGGACCTCGACCTTTGCCACGTGGCGGAACTCGCGGGCGCAGGCGTCGCGCATCAGGGCCTCGTCAACGGCGCGGGGGCAGTAGACGCGGACCTCGCGGAGGCGGTCGAGGGCCGCGGTTTCGGGGCAGCCGCAGCCGCGGGCGATGACGGCGCGGAGGTTGATGAGGGTTTCGTGGACCTGGGACTCGAGGTCGCCGATGTGGACGGACTCTTCGCCGCGGATGCTGGCGGTGCCGGCGACGAGGAGCACGCGCTCGCTGCGCAGCTCGGCGATCGTCGCGCGGGCGAAGCACGGGGGCGTGGGGCCGAAGCGGCGGGAGTAGAGGTACGCGGGCACCTGGCGCGGGTTCTCCACCGGCGTGCCGGGCTTGGTGGCGGCGAGGCAGTGGATCACGAGGTCGTCGCCGCTGTGGCCGATGCCGCTGGCGCAGGCGACGCAGCGGCGCACCTGGTCCACGCCGCCGAACCACTCCTGCATCGCGGAGAAGCGGCCGGCGTTGAACGCCATGTAGCGGTCAAGGCCCGGCGCGACGCGGTCGTGCAGGCCGGGGATGTGGTTCCAGAAGCGCACCGGGTGGTGGGCGTGGCAGACTTTCAGTCGGGTGAACAGGGCGCGGTAGGCGGCGCTCACGTGCGCGGCCACCCCAGGCTCTTGCAGTTCGCGCAGGTTCGGCACGCGCACACTGACGAGCGCGATGCCATCGCGCTCGATGGCGACAGGCGCGCGGTCGTGCAGGTCGGCGTGCGGCAGCTCGCCGACGAGACGGGTCACCCACGCGGGCGGGGCGACGACGTCGGCTGCAAGCGCTTCATGAGGCACGGGTTGTGCGAGGGCCGCTGTCACTGGCCGCAAGCATACCGCGGTGAGGGGCACTTCACACGCAAACGCCTAGCGATCCCCAATCGCGACCCGAACCGCGGCCGCGGCGCCGGCGAAGTCGGTGGCGAGCAGCCCGAAGCTGCGGACGGGCGCCGGGCCGGTCACTCCCCCGAACAGCCGGGGCGGGGCGTGCCTGGTGAGCAGCACACCCGCCAACGCGGCCAGCGGGCCGGCGCTGAGGAGCTCGGGCAGGTAGCCCTCGATGCTGCCCACGTGAGCGAAGCGGCGGCGGCCGCTGAGGCACGGGCGTGTGTGTGATTCTGGTGAAGGTGGTGGGCGGCGGGCGGCGCGCTCGATGGCCGCGTGCTCGACGCGGTCGAGCCAGGTGCCGCAGCTGGAGGTGATGAGGGCTTCGATCGAGCCCAGTGAGGACACCAGGCGCTCGCAGGCGGTGGTCATGGCCGCGACGGTGCGGGCGCAGGCGGCTCCGCCGGCGCGGGCATCGATCGTGGCGCGGGGCGTGACATTGCGGGCGAGGGCGGAGGGCTCGCTCTCGAGGATGATGGCGGCGGCGCCGCTGGCGGTGAAGAAGCCCCGCTCGGCGCGGGCGCTGCCGACGAAGCCGGGCCCGGCCTTGTAGCCCCACTGCCGCCAGATCTCGTTGGCGAGGGTGTGGTGCTCCTCGCCCGCGCTGACGATGGCGCGCTCCCACTCGCCGGTGGCGATGCGCACCGCGGCGAGCCAGAGGGCCTCGAGGCCGCTGGTGCGCGTGCCGATCACGGTCTGGCAGCCGCCCTTGACACCGAAGACCATGGAGAGCTGCGCGGCCGCGGCGTTGGGCACGCCCTCGGCGAAGAGCATGGGGTTGGCGGCGGCGATGCCTTCATTGACGATCTGGCGGTAGTAGCTCTCGCTGAAGCTGGTGGAGCCGAGCATGGAGCCGAGGATGGCGCTGGCGGTCTCGCCGAACGCGGGCGTGTCGGTGATGGACGCGTCGCGGAAGGCCTCGGCGGTGGCGGCGAGGGTGATCTTCTCGTACTCGCTCATGCGGCGGACGCGCCGGGCGTTCAGGAGGTGGGCGAGGGCTTCGTCGGTGAGGTGGCCGGGATCGGCGGTGAGGGGTATCTGGGTCTCGTGGGTACCCCGCCGCTCCGCGGCGGCCTCTTCGTTGAGCGCGAGGCGGGCGGAAAGCGCATCGTTCCCGATGACACCGGGAGCGACGACGCCGACGCCGGTGATGAGCACTGGGCGGAGGTAGGGTTGCTGTGTGCGCGGATCGCTGGAAGAGCCGCCGCGGAGCGGCGGGGTACCCAAAGGCGGGGGACCCAGAGACGCGATCATGCAGGTGTTCGCGCCGCCGAAGCCCAGCGACATGTTCATCGTCGCGGCGATGGCCGCCTCCCGCGCGGCTCCGCACTCAACGCGCACGGGGAACTCGAGGGCATCGGGCGTGACGGCCGCGGTGGGCGGGATGCGCTGCTCGCGCATGGCGGTGATGGAGAGGATGAGCTCGGTCGCGCCCGCGGCCCCGAGCGTGTGGCCCACGTGGCTCTTGAACGCGACGACGCCGGTAGTGCTGAGGTGGTCGCCGAGGACCCTCTGCATCGCGGCGAACTCGGCCGCGTCGTTGTTGGGGGTAGCGGTGGCGTGGGCGGAGCAGAGGCCGATGGCGCGGGCGTCGAGGTTGTTCGACACGCGGGCCATGGTGAGCGCGGCATTGGCGGCGCGGGCGGCGCCCTCGCCCTCGGGGTGCGGCTGAGTGAGGTGATGGGCGTCGCTGCTCTCGCCATAGCCCAGGAGCTCCGCGAGCGGCTCGGCGTGACGGGCGTGCGCGTCGTCGGCGCGCTCAAGCACGACGATGGAGTAGCCCTCGGCGAGCTTCATGCCGTCGCGCCCCTTGCAGAAGGGGCGGAGGTCGCCGCTGGCCACGAGGCGCAGGCTGTTGAAGCCGGCGTAC
The sequence above is drawn from the Phycisphaerales bacterium genome and encodes:
- a CDS encoding tryptophan 7-halogenase, with amino-acid sequence MTTTHSTSDTIYDAIVIGGGPAGATAALQMRREGLTVLVLDRAQHPRFHIGESFLPRMMALLKELGLEERLSKLPQVEKWGAEFAWAEEPEKSMHFRFDGGLPGVGCTYAFNIERAVFDNMLLRAAQDEGAVVRENVTVKDVPVMRDGEVEVETSAGRVKGRWLIDASGQGSFLGKLLKTRKVIEGHRKIAFFGHFKNVDRKPMPVGGYPTIVMYKEGWFWMIPINSEVVSIGMVMDADEAKKLPVKHDQALLWAVARVPHIANQLKNAELPKDNHILADFSYRCEPFAGNGYFLVGDAAVFVDPIFSTGACMGMMGGVRVGQTVAKLVRGAKNVDQLKKSYCGYVHNSSKYFFNMIRMYHHQNFRELFMEGQGPLQVHRAVISLLAGNVFPPAPPWSIRWRMWYFRACVWAQKHVALGPKRPTWSIFDAPEPGPLPGMHARAEVKPHRETAGAV
- a CDS encoding class I adenylate-forming enzyme family protein, yielding MSAPRPDGAHPMELFARLARHALERPDAIAAREVGLNSSANTNYAQLAQQVGGVAHALRQRTKPGDVVILICGNRVEYFTACLGIWAAGCVAFPMHPSVAKEVPAAAAGTNAKLILNGCPAPCSGHAPTTGSSRCNELDLYTFLSTTTPAPIRANAGALAGLMLQSSGTTGLPKIVHRPASAIDAVARNVADATGLTPNDRVFAAAPICHAYGIENGFLAPLWAGACVHLCDGLDLPVALREFAADNPQGSTVFPGVPFMFEVLAKTEGRPETALRLAYSAGGMLPPAVAEAFAHRFGRRVGQLYGASELGSVTFNHPDHPAPDPLSVGQPMHGVSIRILDPDAINTCHRDVLISVESSAVASGQEGIVAIKAPSMMHTYVGEEPPFIDGHFLTGDLGRLDEHNNLTITGRLKQLIDIGGMKVNPAEVEAVLSAHPGVRECAVVGVPVTPTVSRLKAVVVPVNGNLDEADLRRFARERLPGHKVPRLFQTREALPRTPAGKVLRAQLESEA
- a CDS encoding beta-ketoacyl-[acyl-carrier-protein] synthase family protein is translated as MSKRIVITGAGLVTCLGRTCAETWSGVLEKRRAFNSMPALEQPIPAGQTGGQAVDLPADFMPGAVREVRYLRWAIDDALRHSRISPASLTPARTGVILGTTLHGIRQGGAYLRSGDHRPLRHFLGGSILADVLEGLPISGPALTTCSACSSGLASIAMGMTLLRAGLLDVVIAGGYDPVSEYVYAGFNSLRLVASGDLRPFCKGRDGMKLAEGYSIVVLERADDAHARHAEPLAELLGYGESSDAHHLTQPHPEGEGAARAANAALTMARVSNNLDARAIGLCSAHATATPNNDAAEFAAMQRVLGDHLSTTGVVAFKSHVGHTLGAAGATELILSITAMREQRIPPTAAVTPDALEFPVRVECGAAREAAIAATMNMSLGFGGANTCMIASLGPPPLGTPPLRGGSSSDPRTQQPYLRPVLITGVGVVAPGVIGNDALSARLALNEEAAAERRGTHETQIPLTADPGHLTDEALAHLLNARRVRRMSEYEKITLAATAEAFRDASITDTPAFGETASAILGSMLGSTSFSESYYRQIVNEGIAAANPMLFAEGVPNAAAAQLSMVFGVKGGCQTVIGTRTSGLEALWLAAVRIATGEWERAIVSAGEEHHTLANEIWRQWGYKAGPGFVGSARAERGFFTASGAAAIILESEPSALARNVTPRATIDARAGGAACARTVAAMTTACERLVSSLGSIEALITSSCGTWLDRVEHAAIERAARRPPPSPESHTRPCLSGRRRFAHVGSIEGYLPELLSAGPLAALAGVLLTRHAPPRLFGGVTGPAPVRSFGLLATDFAGAAAAVRVAIGDR
- a CDS encoding glycosyltransferase — protein: MKILHYVPRTDLRDGGVPRFVLDIARVLSAHGHCSTILADDTTDTPASWLVDDTRPSEPPHDHRLPRVISLGKPGIADHFFTPEAMDRVREELSQADVLHLHCLWATTCMQLAAQARDMGVPYIISLHGMLDDWSMAQRYLKKRVYLSLGGRYFLEKAWRIHCTATAEAEQARRWLPMGSTVVIPYLIDLELYRELPGPDAAHARFPFLNEDKPTILFLSRLHYKKNPEALLEAAAMLARSGHDFNLAIAGTGESEYVDSLRRKAESLNIAKRTHFVGHVGGVEKTSLYQACDLFVLPTSQENLGLVLIESMACGTLVVTTKGVDIWRDIQGSGGAAIVEPTAEGLCGELASLLQQPRILDRMGQKARTWALRQFDEHRLIARFEELYGQAAARTATLRMTRLEPPGDLRASA
- a CDS encoding MMPL family transporter gives rise to the protein MIHGQRGARSATRWERWLLAPVHHPRATLAITVLLMLLAAAAITRVRASGSAADLLGTDKPSVVALQKVLDHFPTADELLVLATLDHPPGTEDEAAAQLLTFARALETKVQAHTAAHTQTSNRDQTFGKVTYAASPQFMQFIQQEAVPAGLLYLSDAELAALRERLTLPAMQAQLAQNEAMLSAPGPAASALAKQLIKDPLRLREFLGDRLAHSRAGFRTWRNQPEFISQDARSILIRIAGTRSPSDLDFCKRIVAETNQLLASTPHEGLTVELSGAYAIAAASEQAIRRDLTSNVIWSVVLLQIVFLIGFRNLFSFPLAFLPNAAALLLAFGLFALISPVLTPLTAAVAATLIACGIDLSVYLISFYEERRQLGMSPADAALASVRDLAMPLTAASTTTVVGFAAIAFSSIQALRDFAILGSIGLVLSLFATVWILPALLRLTSRTSSPRATGPRIHLTPLVTALDRRARPMLWACALLMLAALTITILRGLPTFETNLNVMHPQPNRPLETEHEIARRFGGGDTMIIYTEADTPDTLVSTTHRVHRALAPAETREQGHITAVTGLASLLPDPARAATSTSFDIDQTIAAFRAAVASSSFTSEAFADFETFLRRFLAPQSPPTIATLNNYPDLRDLVLARNSDPRTKPAAITLVSIHNPTNDARTRDAAAATLRDAIADIPGAVVTGMAVVGHDVEHAVRHDLPRFMLAATAAVVALLLLCLRSLKYTLLSLIPLLFGGAVLLAVMAMTDERLNLANAMAVPLLLGIGVDYGIFLAVLAQKSEHANETRAQLVTRFKASFHAIAHTAVTSFIGFGTLILTTTPAVQSLGRVVAIGVAACLAGAFLLLAPLLLILAGRRSKHPASPDHPLPNHAAPADHPVSTPHQHT